One Euphorbia lathyris chromosome 1, ddEupLath1.1, whole genome shotgun sequence DNA segment encodes these proteins:
- the LOC136210981 gene encoding uncharacterized protein: protein MKVLMLQFTQFTFDIHNFTMRRFIFMERTSSSSPDMGTYLALPSVSFKALSFALLFGFLVRPQKSLKYRIKHFTSNDSDSVNGAIHPSTSRAGAALMMHRSFSMCGADRKVAFSITVWHLWIWRNDSI, encoded by the exons ATGAAAGTACTCATGCTGCAATTTACGCAATTTACATTCGACATTCATAACTTCACGATGCGACGGTTTATATTCATGGAACGCACCTCCTCCTCCTCACCTGACATGGGTACCTATCTCGCTCTCCCTTCCGTTTCCTTCAAGGCTCTCTCGTTTGCTCTGCTTTTCGGTTTCTTGGTCAG GCCTCAGAAATCTTTGAAATACAGAATAAAACACTTTACCAG TAACGATTCAGATTCAGTAAATGGTGCTATACATCCTTCAACCTCAAGAGCTGGGGCTGCTCTCATGATGCATAG GTCTTTCTCTATGTGCGGGGCTGATCGCAAAGTTGCCTTCTCAATAACTGTTTGGCACTTATGGATTTGGAGGAATGATAGTATTTAA